From one Rosa rugosa chromosome 4, drRosRugo1.1, whole genome shotgun sequence genomic stretch:
- the LOC133741908 gene encoding isoflavone reductase homolog — MANAKSNLKVLVVGGTGYIGRRIVSASLAQGYPTYVLQRPATEIGLDIEKLQMLLSFKKQGAHLVEGSFSDIQSLVDAVKQVDVVICTMSGVHFRSHNLLLQLKLVEAIKQAGNVKRFLPSEFGLDPARMGHALEPGRVSFDEKMVVRKAIEDANIPFTYVCGASFAGYFAGNLSQMGTLVPPKDKVLIYGDGNTTVSFMDEDDIGSYTIKTLDDPRTLNKTLYLLPPENLLTQRQLVDIWENLVGKKLEKISLSKEDLLASMKGMDYAGQVGVGHFYHIFYEGSLTNFEIGEEGEEASKLYPEVKYTRMDEYLKIYA; from the exons ATGGCAAATGCAAAGAGCAACCTGAAGGTTCTTGTGGTAGGTGGTACTGGATATATTGGGAGAAGGATTGTTAGTGCAAGCCTAGCACAAGGCTACCCGACTTATGTCCTTCAAAGGCCGGCAACGGAGATTGGCCTCGATATTGAGAAACTACAAATGCTCTTGTCGTTTAAGAAGCAAGGGGCTCATCTCGTGGAGGGTTCGTTTTCTGATATCCAAAGCCTTGTCGATGCCGTGAAACAAGTTGACGTTGTCATTTGCACCATGTCGGGGGTGCATTTCCGGAGTCACAACCTTTTGTTGCAGCTCAAGCTTGTTGAAGCCATTAAACAAGCTGGAAATGTTAAG CGCTTCTTGCCATCAGAATTCGGTTTGGACCCGGCGCGTATGGGACATGCACTTGAACCAGGAAGAGTATCATTTGATGAGAAAATGGTGGTGAGAAAGGCAATAGAAGACGCTAACATCCCCTTCACTTATGTGTGTGGTGCTAGCTTCGCCGGTTATTTTGCGGGCAACCTCTCTCAGATGGGAACACTTGTTCCTCCGAAGGACAAAGTCCTTATTTATGGAGATGGCAACACTACAG TATCTTTCATGGACGAAGATGACATCGGAAGCTATACAATCAAGACACTAGATGATCCGCGAACTTTGAACAAAACATTGTATCTTCTTCCGCCCGAAAACCTACTCACTCAAAGACAATTGGTGGACATTTGGGAAAATCTTGTTGGAAAGAAACTAGAGAAAATTTCTCTTTCTAAAGAAGACCTCCTTGCCTCTATGAAAG GTATGGACTATGCAGGCCAGGTCGGGGTGGGGCATTTCTATCACATTTTCTATGAAGGCTCTTTGACAAACTTCGAAATAGGGGAGGAAGGAGAAGAAGCTTCAAAGCTTTATCCAGAAGTGAAATACACCCGCATGGATGAATACTTGAAAATTTAtgcataa